The Amycolatopsis mongoliensis genome includes a window with the following:
- the chvE gene encoding multiple monosaccharide ABC transporter substrate-binding protein, whose product MKFTRTLAGVAASALVLTLSACGSSQKTADQAAPSGASAAGGLVGVTMPTKSSERWIHDGDNIKSALEKLGYKVDLQYAENDIPTQVNQIENQITKGAKLLVIASIDGTAITTQLQEAADRKIPVIAYDRLIRNSPNVDYYATFDNFKVGVEQANSLVKGLGDGPGPFNVELFAGSPDDNNATFFFNGAMSVLKPLMDSGKLVVKSGQTDFARAAILRWDPATAQRRMEDLLTKTYTGGAKVAGVLSPYDGLSIGILSALKSNGYGTAGQPYPIVTGQDAEVASVKSIIAGEQYSTVFKDTRILADTTVKMADAVLKGGKPEVNNTKDYDNGKKVVPSYLLQPVTVDKANYQKELVDSGYYTAGQLK is encoded by the coding sequence ATGAAGTTCACCAGAACACTCGCGGGGGTCGCCGCCTCGGCACTTGTACTCACGCTCTCGGCGTGCGGCTCGAGCCAGAAGACCGCGGACCAGGCGGCCCCGTCCGGCGCGAGCGCCGCAGGGGGCCTGGTCGGCGTCACCATGCCGACGAAGTCGTCGGAACGGTGGATCCACGACGGCGACAACATCAAGTCGGCGCTGGAGAAGCTCGGGTACAAGGTCGACCTGCAGTACGCCGAGAACGACATCCCCACCCAGGTGAACCAGATCGAGAACCAGATCACCAAGGGCGCCAAGCTCCTGGTCATCGCCTCGATCGACGGCACCGCCATCACCACCCAGCTGCAGGAGGCGGCCGACCGCAAGATCCCGGTCATCGCCTACGACCGGCTGATCCGCAACTCGCCCAACGTCGACTACTACGCGACCTTCGACAACTTCAAGGTCGGCGTCGAGCAGGCCAACTCCCTGGTCAAGGGCCTGGGCGACGGGCCGGGGCCGTTCAACGTCGAGCTGTTCGCCGGTTCGCCGGACGACAACAACGCGACCTTCTTCTTCAACGGCGCGATGTCCGTGCTGAAGCCGCTGATGGACAGCGGCAAACTGGTGGTCAAGAGCGGGCAGACCGACTTCGCCCGCGCGGCCATCCTGCGCTGGGACCCGGCCACCGCGCAGCGGCGCATGGAGGACCTGCTCACCAAGACCTACACCGGTGGTGCGAAGGTCGCGGGCGTGCTTTCGCCCTACGACGGCCTGTCGATCGGCATCCTCTCGGCGCTGAAGAGCAACGGCTACGGCACCGCCGGCCAGCCGTACCCGATCGTCACCGGGCAGGACGCCGAGGTCGCCTCGGTCAAGTCCATCATCGCCGGTGAGCAGTACTCGACGGTCTTCAAGGACACCCGCATCCTCGCCGACACCACGGTGAAGATGGCCGACGCGGTGCTCAAGGGCGGCAAGCCCGAGGTCAACAACACGAAGGACTACGACAACGGCAAGAAGGTCGTCCCGTCGTACCTGCTGCAGCCGGTCACCGTGGACAAGGCCAACTACCAGAAGGAGCTCGTCGACTCCGGCTACTACACGGCAGGTCAGCTGAAATGA
- a CDS encoding L-ribulose-5-phosphate 4-epimerase, whose protein sequence is MSLTGEVLDTVAELRETVANLHGELTRNALVIWTAGNVSARVPGRELMVIKPSGVSYDDLSADTMVVTDLHGELVEGELAPSSDTAAHAYVYRHMPEIGGVVHTHSTYATAWAARGEPIPCVLTMIADEFGGEVPVGPFALIGDDSIGRGIVETLRASRSPAVLMRNHGPFTVGRTARDAVKAAVMVEDVARTVHKAFELGTPEPLPPEDVDRLYARYQNVYGQH, encoded by the coding sequence ATGTCCCTGACCGGCGAAGTCCTCGACACCGTCGCCGAACTGCGGGAGACCGTGGCGAACCTGCACGGCGAGCTGACCCGCAACGCGCTGGTCATCTGGACCGCGGGCAACGTCTCGGCCCGGGTACCCGGGCGCGAGCTGATGGTCATCAAGCCGTCGGGCGTGTCCTACGACGACCTGTCCGCCGACACGATGGTCGTCACCGACCTGCACGGTGAGCTGGTCGAAGGCGAGCTCGCGCCGTCGTCCGACACCGCCGCGCACGCCTACGTCTACCGGCACATGCCCGAGATCGGCGGCGTCGTCCACACGCACTCGACGTACGCCACGGCGTGGGCCGCGCGCGGTGAGCCGATCCCGTGCGTGCTCACGATGATCGCCGACGAGTTCGGCGGCGAGGTCCCGGTCGGGCCGTTCGCCCTGATCGGCGACGACTCCATCGGCCGGGGCATCGTCGAGACGCTGCGCGCGAGCCGGTCGCCGGCCGTGCTGATGCGCAACCACGGCCCGTTCACCGTCGGCCGCACCGCGCGCGACGCCGTCAAGGCCGCGGTGATGGTCGAGGACGTGGCCCGCACCGTGCACAAGGCCTTCGAGCTGGGCACGCCCGAACCCCTGCCGCCCGAGGACGTCGACCGGCTCTACGCCCGGTACCAGAACGTCTACGGCCAGCACTGA
- a CDS encoding DUF1996 domain-containing protein, which yields MNKALQQKGARGTFTVDCGRNENQHFNPDNFIAQPGIRNGAQHLHDYVGNLSTNADSNNKSLAKAGTTCRNGDKSAYFWPVVRIDTGDEEKNPPATQPDRAGSAKDKASAQVDCPDVASKLPDVPDQAMDEVNRNLDLLDKQIDEANQRIANGDLKTPQDIQNAVVGPLKDKRAATIDRIAIAIGRRAAKPTNLGGLAACVLKQGGQGGLDNGGQNSTGQPAELPGVNDKNELAGNDGEIQRVRSATITFTSGGASKVVAMPQFLRILYGDAKQSTNGPANARPSWTCTGFEDRLTDHYPICPQGSRVERIHAFPNCWDGKNIDSANHRTHIVFADRQGKCPQGFKNVPQLVIKLVYDIPHDIQVKGQYKVDAFPQENHNPRSDHDDFANVMGQRLMNQVVNCINTGKRCNQ from the coding sequence GTGAACAAAGCGTTGCAGCAGAAGGGCGCGCGCGGCACGTTCACCGTGGACTGCGGGCGCAACGAAAACCAGCACTTCAACCCCGACAACTTCATCGCCCAACCCGGCATCCGCAACGGCGCCCAGCACCTGCACGACTACGTCGGCAACCTCTCCACCAACGCCGACTCCAACAACAAGAGCCTCGCCAAAGCCGGCACCACCTGCCGCAACGGCGACAAGTCCGCCTACTTCTGGCCCGTCGTCCGGATCGACACCGGCGACGAGGAGAAGAACCCGCCCGCCACGCAGCCCGACCGCGCCGGCAGCGCGAAGGACAAGGCGAGCGCCCAGGTCGACTGCCCGGACGTCGCGAGCAAGCTCCCCGACGTCCCCGACCAGGCCATGGACGAGGTGAACCGCAACCTCGACCTGCTCGACAAGCAGATCGACGAGGCCAACCAGCGGATCGCGAACGGCGACCTGAAGACCCCGCAGGACATCCAGAACGCCGTCGTGGGCCCGCTGAAGGACAAGCGCGCCGCGACGATCGACCGGATCGCCATCGCCATCGGCCGCCGGGCGGCGAAGCCGACGAACCTGGGCGGGCTCGCGGCCTGCGTGCTCAAGCAGGGCGGCCAGGGCGGGCTCGACAACGGCGGCCAGAACAGCACCGGCCAGCCCGCGGAACTGCCCGGCGTCAACGACAAGAACGAGCTGGCCGGCAACGACGGCGAGATCCAGCGGGTCCGGTCCGCGACGATCACGTTCACCAGCGGCGGCGCGAGCAAGGTCGTCGCGATGCCGCAGTTCCTCCGCATCCTCTACGGCGACGCCAAGCAGAGCACCAACGGCCCGGCCAACGCCCGGCCGAGCTGGACGTGCACCGGCTTCGAGGACCGGCTGACCGACCACTACCCGATCTGCCCGCAGGGCAGCCGGGTCGAGCGGATCCACGCGTTCCCGAACTGCTGGGACGGCAAGAACATCGACAGCGCGAACCACCGCACGCACATCGTGTTCGCCGACCGGCAGGGCAAGTGCCCGCAGGGCTTCAAGAACGTGCCGCAGCTGGTGATCAAGCTGGTCTACGACATCCCGCACGACATCCAGGTCAAGGGACAGTACAAAGTGGACGCCTTCCCGCAGGAGAACCACAACCCGCGCTCGGACCACGACGACTTCGCCAACGTCATGGGCCAGCGGCTGATGAACCAGGTGGTCAACTGCATCAACACCGGCAAGCGCTGCAACCAGTAG
- the mmsB gene encoding multiple monosaccharide ABC transporter permease, translating into MTTTEARPAAPPAERSARRISINPRQSGIYVAFALIVVLFEVLTGGALLEPQNISNIIVQNSYVLILAIGMILVIISGHIDLSAGSVVAMTGAVSAVLMVNWQLPWFWAVLITLVVGAVIGAWQGYWVAYFGIPAFIVTLAGMLAFRALTLTVLGNQGIGPFPDAIRTLSNGFTDGYLGNIGLGPLGGADLVSLLAGVAAVAGIALTQWRKRSARLGYGQDVDPFPVFVLKIAGIAVLVLALVVQLARFKNLPWVLILLTVLVLGYSLVAGKSVFGRHIYAVGGNLQAATLSGVKVKSVTFWIFVNMGVLAALAGIIFAGRLNQAGPTAGVNFELDAIAAAFIGGAAVQGGVGKVVGAITGGLIMAVINNGMSLIGAPSERVMLVKGVVLLAAVAYDIWTKRRAAS; encoded by the coding sequence ATGACCACGACCGAAGCGCGGCCCGCCGCGCCCCCGGCCGAGCGCTCCGCCCGGCGGATCTCGATCAACCCGCGCCAGAGCGGCATCTACGTGGCGTTCGCGCTGATCGTGGTGCTGTTCGAGGTGCTCACCGGCGGCGCGCTGCTGGAACCGCAGAACATCTCCAACATCATCGTGCAGAACAGCTACGTGCTGATCCTGGCGATCGGGATGATCCTGGTGATCATCTCCGGCCACATCGACCTGTCCGCCGGGTCGGTCGTGGCGATGACCGGCGCGGTGTCGGCGGTGCTGATGGTGAACTGGCAGCTGCCGTGGTTCTGGGCGGTGCTGATCACCCTCGTCGTCGGCGCGGTGATCGGCGCGTGGCAGGGCTACTGGGTCGCCTACTTCGGGATCCCGGCGTTCATCGTGACGCTGGCCGGCATGCTGGCGTTCCGGGCCCTGACCCTGACCGTGCTGGGCAACCAGGGCATCGGCCCGTTCCCGGACGCGATCCGCACGCTGTCCAACGGCTTCACCGACGGCTACCTGGGCAACATCGGCCTCGGCCCGCTCGGCGGCGCCGACCTGGTGTCGCTGCTCGCCGGCGTCGCCGCGGTGGCCGGGATCGCGCTCACCCAGTGGCGCAAGCGCTCGGCGCGCCTGGGCTACGGCCAGGACGTCGACCCGTTCCCGGTGTTCGTGCTGAAGATCGCCGGGATCGCGGTGCTCGTGCTCGCCCTGGTGGTGCAGCTGGCGCGGTTCAAGAACCTGCCGTGGGTGCTGATCCTGCTGACCGTGCTGGTGCTCGGCTATTCGCTGGTGGCCGGGAAGTCGGTGTTCGGCCGGCACATCTACGCCGTGGGCGGCAACCTGCAGGCCGCGACCCTGTCCGGGGTCAAGGTCAAGTCGGTGACGTTCTGGATCTTCGTCAACATGGGCGTGCTGGCGGCCCTCGCCGGGATCATCTTCGCGGGGCGGCTCAACCAGGCCGGTCCGACGGCCGGCGTGAACTTCGAGCTGGACGCGATCGCGGCGGCGTTCATCGGCGGCGCGGCGGTCCAGGGCGGCGTGGGCAAGGTGGTCGGCGCGATCACCGGTGGCCTGATCATGGCGGTGATCAACAACGGGATGTCGCTGATCGGCGCACCGAGTGAGCGGGTGATGCTGGTGAAGGGCGTCGTGCTGCTGGCGGCCGTGGCGTACGACATCTGGACGAAACGCCGCGCGGCTTCCTGA
- the araA gene encoding L-arabinose isomerase, which translates to MTRASKPQLWFLTGSQALYGEETLEQVAGQSLRIQQLLAASGGLPAEIVGKPVLTEASSIRRVLQEANADAACVGVIAWMHTFSPAKMWITGLDALRKPLLHLHTQLNEALPWSTIDMDFMNLNQAAHGDREFGFVQTRLGVPRKTVAGHVSDPVVVARIDAWARAAIGADHLRNLRLARFGDNMRDVAVTEGDKVEAELRFGVSVNTYGVNDLVELVDQVSDVDSLVARYAEDYDVVPELAAGGARHESLQYAAKIEAGLRKFLTDGGFGAFTTNFEDLGGLRQLPGLAVQRLMADGYGFGGEGDWKTSALLAAVKAMGVGQDRGTSFMEDYTYHFGPGTPKILGAHMLEVCPSIAAAKPSCEIHPLGIGGREDPVRLVFDAKPGPGVTLGLVDLGDRFRLVANEIEVVEPDEPLPNLPVARAVWEPSPSLATSAESWITAGGPHHTVLTQAVGTETLRDFAHLLGVELLVIDRDTTPHDFADRIRWNQAYHRLAVGF; encoded by the coding sequence ATGACCCGCGCGTCGAAACCCCAGCTCTGGTTCCTCACCGGGAGCCAGGCCCTCTACGGCGAGGAGACCCTCGAGCAGGTCGCCGGCCAGTCCCTGCGCATCCAGCAGCTCCTGGCCGCCTCCGGCGGGCTCCCGGCCGAAATCGTCGGCAAACCGGTGCTGACCGAAGCTTCGTCCATCCGGCGAGTCCTGCAGGAGGCCAACGCCGACGCCGCCTGCGTCGGCGTCATCGCGTGGATGCACACCTTCTCGCCCGCGAAGATGTGGATCACCGGCCTGGACGCGCTGCGCAAGCCGCTGCTGCACCTGCACACCCAGCTCAACGAAGCACTGCCGTGGTCCACCATCGACATGGACTTCATGAACCTCAACCAGGCCGCGCACGGCGACCGCGAGTTCGGGTTCGTCCAGACCCGCCTCGGCGTCCCGCGCAAGACCGTCGCCGGGCACGTGTCCGACCCGGTCGTCGTCGCGCGGATCGACGCGTGGGCGCGCGCGGCGATCGGCGCCGACCACCTGCGCAATCTCCGGCTGGCCCGGTTCGGCGACAACATGCGCGACGTCGCGGTCACCGAGGGGGACAAGGTCGAGGCCGAGCTGCGGTTCGGCGTCTCGGTGAACACCTACGGCGTCAACGACCTGGTCGAGCTCGTGGACCAGGTGTCCGATGTGGATTCCTTGGTGGCTCGGTACGCCGAGGACTACGACGTCGTCCCGGAGCTGGCCGCCGGGGGAGCGCGGCACGAGTCACTCCAGTACGCGGCGAAGATCGAAGCCGGGCTGCGGAAGTTCCTCACCGACGGCGGGTTCGGCGCCTTCACCACGAACTTCGAGGACCTCGGCGGCCTGCGGCAGCTGCCCGGCCTCGCCGTGCAGCGGCTGATGGCCGACGGCTACGGCTTCGGCGGCGAGGGCGATTGGAAGACGTCGGCGCTGCTCGCCGCGGTCAAGGCGATGGGCGTCGGCCAGGACCGCGGCACGTCGTTCATGGAGGACTACACCTACCACTTCGGGCCGGGCACGCCGAAGATCCTCGGCGCGCACATGCTGGAGGTCTGCCCCAGCATCGCCGCGGCGAAGCCGTCGTGCGAGATCCACCCGCTCGGCATCGGCGGCCGCGAGGACCCGGTCCGGCTCGTGTTCGACGCCAAGCCCGGCCCCGGCGTCACCCTCGGCCTGGTCGACCTCGGCGACCGGTTCCGGCTGGTGGCCAACGAGATCGAGGTCGTCGAGCCGGACGAGCCGCTGCCGAACCTGCCGGTGGCGCGGGCGGTGTGGGAGCCGTCGCCGTCGCTGGCGACGTCCGCGGAGTCGTGGATCACCGCGGGCGGCCCGCACCACACCGTGCTCACCCAGGCCGTGGGCACCGAAACCCTTCGCGACTTCGCGCACCTCCTCGGCGTCGAGCTGCTGGTGATCGACCGGGACACCACGCCGCACGACTTCGCCGACCGCATCCGCTGGAACCAGGCGTATCACCGCCTGGCCGTCGGTTTCTGA
- a CDS encoding substrate-binding domain-containing protein produces the protein MAVDDAGPEGPVRARIDQRRGTLGVIVTGTASGPVLNGLRAAAREHGYVLVVFSAPGHGRSAVPAAVAGLRLQGVAGIVLLDPHLAADLPPVTGVPLVPAASADQYEGARRATEHLLELGHPTVWHVGGPEEGAIARARERGWRETLERHGAEVPPVVRGDWSARSGYRAGQSLAVEAGVCAVFTANDHMALGLLAAFTEAGMRVPRDAHVVGFDDVPEAAYYAPPLTTVRQDFVAAGRRTLAVLVARIDGLTAPGDGAVQAELVVRESSRPTRS, from the coding sequence ATGGCGGTGGACGACGCAGGTCCCGAAGGTCCCGTCCGCGCGCGGATCGACCAGCGCCGCGGGACGCTCGGCGTGATCGTGACGGGAACCGCGTCGGGGCCGGTGCTGAACGGCCTGCGCGCGGCCGCGCGCGAACACGGGTACGTCCTCGTCGTCTTCAGCGCGCCGGGGCACGGCCGGTCCGCGGTGCCGGCCGCGGTGGCCGGCCTGCGGCTGCAGGGCGTGGCGGGGATCGTCCTGCTCGACCCGCACCTCGCCGCCGATCTGCCGCCGGTCACCGGGGTCCCGCTCGTCCCGGCCGCCTCCGCCGACCAGTACGAAGGCGCGCGAAGGGCCACCGAGCACCTCCTCGAGCTCGGTCACCCGACGGTCTGGCACGTCGGCGGCCCCGAGGAGGGGGCGATCGCCCGCGCCCGCGAACGCGGCTGGCGCGAAACCCTCGAGCGGCACGGCGCCGAGGTGCCGCCGGTGGTCCGCGGCGACTGGTCGGCCCGCTCCGGCTACCGGGCCGGGCAGTCCCTCGCCGTCGAGGCGGGGGTGTGCGCGGTGTTCACCGCCAACGACCACATGGCGCTGGGGCTCTTGGCGGCGTTCACCGAAGCGGGGATGCGGGTCCCGCGCGACGCCCACGTCGTCGGCTTCGACGACGTCCCCGAGGCGGCCTACTACGCGCCCCCGCTGACGACGGTCCGGCAGGACTTCGTCGCCGCGGGCCGCCGGACGCTGGCGGTGCTCGTCGCCCGGATCGACGGCCTCACGGCGCCGGGGGACGGGGCGGTCCAGGCCGAGCTGGTGGTGCGGGAAAGCAGCCGTCCGACCCGGTCGTGA
- the mmsA gene encoding multiple monosaccharide ABC transporter ATP-binding protein gives MTELLGMRGITKTFPGVKALSDVTLSVRRGEIHAICGENGAGKSTLMKVLSGVYPHGTYDGEIHFDGQRCEFGSVRDSERRGIVIIHQELALCGQLSIAENIFLGNERGKRGWIDWNRTNHEAGALLERVGLAENPVTPVHELGVGKQQLVEIAKALSKEVRLLILDEPTAALNDEDSAHLLELLRGLREDGVTCVIISHKLGEVTAIADTVTILRDGKTIETLDAAGLTEERIITGMVGRDLEHRFPPRDPDIGEEVLRIEDWTVHSPTQAGRVVVDHASLSLRRGEIVGLAGLMGAGRTELAMSVFGRSYGKDISGRILKHGKEIDVRSVRDAVRHGIAYATEDRKRYGLNLIEDIQRNVSAAGLGKLAKHGWVDENAEHDTAARFRRDLSIKAPTVRSVTGKLSGGNQQKVVLAKWIFTDPDVLILDEPTRGIDVGAKFEIYTIINSLAAQGKAVLVISSELPELLGLCDRIYALSAGRITGEATREQATQELLMQYMTKERE, from the coding sequence ATGACCGAACTGCTCGGCATGCGCGGGATCACCAAGACCTTCCCCGGGGTCAAGGCGCTGTCGGACGTCACGCTTTCCGTGCGCCGCGGGGAGATCCACGCGATCTGCGGGGAAAACGGCGCCGGGAAGTCCACCCTGATGAAGGTGCTCTCGGGCGTCTACCCCCACGGGACCTACGACGGCGAGATCCACTTCGACGGGCAGCGGTGCGAGTTCGGGTCGGTGCGCGACAGCGAACGGCGCGGGATCGTGATCATCCACCAGGAGCTCGCGCTGTGCGGCCAGCTGTCGATCGCGGAGAACATCTTCCTCGGCAACGAACGCGGCAAGCGGGGCTGGATCGACTGGAACCGCACCAACCACGAGGCCGGCGCGCTGCTCGAGCGCGTCGGCCTCGCCGAAAACCCGGTGACGCCGGTGCACGAGCTCGGCGTCGGCAAGCAGCAGCTGGTCGAGATCGCCAAGGCACTGTCCAAGGAGGTCCGGCTGCTGATCCTCGACGAGCCCACCGCGGCGCTCAACGACGAGGACTCGGCCCACCTGCTGGAGCTGCTGCGCGGGCTGCGCGAGGACGGCGTGACGTGCGTGATCATCTCGCACAAGCTCGGCGAGGTGACGGCGATCGCCGACACCGTCACGATCCTGCGGGACGGCAAGACCATCGAGACGCTCGACGCGGCCGGGCTGACCGAGGAGCGGATCATCACCGGCATGGTCGGCCGCGACCTCGAGCACCGGTTCCCGCCCCGGGACCCGGACATCGGCGAAGAGGTGCTGCGGATCGAGGACTGGACCGTGCACAGCCCCACCCAGGCCGGCCGGGTCGTCGTCGACCACGCGTCGCTTTCGCTGCGGCGCGGGGAGATCGTCGGGCTCGCCGGCCTGATGGGCGCGGGCCGGACCGAGCTCGCGATGAGCGTGTTCGGCCGGTCCTACGGCAAGGACATCTCCGGGCGGATCCTCAAGCACGGGAAGGAGATCGACGTCCGGTCGGTGCGCGACGCCGTCCGTCACGGCATCGCCTACGCCACCGAGGACCGGAAGCGCTACGGGCTCAACCTGATCGAGGACATCCAGCGCAACGTGTCCGCGGCCGGGCTGGGCAAGCTGGCCAAGCACGGCTGGGTGGACGAGAACGCCGAGCACGACACGGCCGCCCGGTTCCGCCGCGACCTCTCGATCAAGGCGCCGACCGTGCGCAGCGTGACCGGGAAGCTCTCCGGCGGCAACCAGCAGAAGGTCGTGCTGGCGAAGTGGATCTTCACCGATCCGGACGTGCTGATCCTCGACGAGCCGACCCGCGGCATCGACGTCGGCGCGAAGTTCGAGATCTACACGATCATCAACTCCCTCGCCGCGCAGGGGAAGGCCGTGCTGGTCATCTCCTCCGAACTGCCGGAGCTGCTCGGGCTCTGCGACCGGATCTACGCGCTGTCGGCGGGACGGATCACCGGCGAAGCGACCCGCGAACAAGCCACCCAGGAACTGCTCATGCAGTACATGACCAAGGAACGGGAATGA
- the araB gene encoding ribulokinase produces MAEPLTVGVDFGTLSGRAVVVRVRDGAELGSAVFEYPHGVLDETLPATGRALPPDWALQVPADYVGVLRNAVPAALRDAGADPRDVVGIATDFTACTMVPVTADGTPLCELPEFEGTPHAYVKLWKHHSAQPQADRINELARTRGEKWLPRYGGLISSEWEFAKGLEVFEEAPDVYAAMRHWVEAADWIVWQLAGVYVRNACTAGYKGILQDGQYPSRDFLRELAPGFESFVADKLEHPLGELGSRAGGLTAEASAWTGLPEGIAVAVGNVDAHVTAPAANAVEPGQMVAIMGTSTCHVMNGAELHEVPGMCGVVDGGIVPGLWGYEAGQSGVGDIFGWFVEHFAHDGHEQLTRLAAQQEIGEHGLVALDWHSGNRSVLVDHELSGVIVGQTLATRAEDVYRALLEATAFGTRKIVETFGEAGVPVTELIIAGGLVKNALLMQIYADVTNLPLSVIGSGQGPALGSAIHAAVAAGAYPDVRTAAAAMGSVERAVYRPVPAHVAAYDELYAEYTTLHDYFGRGANDVMHRLAARRRAVAKGRS; encoded by the coding sequence GTGGCAGAACCACTCACCGTCGGCGTCGACTTCGGCACGCTGTCGGGCCGCGCGGTGGTCGTGCGGGTCCGCGATGGCGCGGAACTCGGCAGCGCCGTGTTCGAGTACCCGCACGGCGTGCTCGACGAGACGCTGCCCGCCACCGGCCGCGCGCTGCCGCCGGACTGGGCGCTGCAGGTGCCCGCGGACTACGTCGGGGTGCTGCGCAACGCCGTACCGGCGGCGCTGCGGGACGCGGGCGCCGACCCGCGCGACGTCGTCGGCATCGCGACCGACTTCACCGCGTGCACGATGGTCCCGGTCACCGCCGACGGGACGCCGCTGTGCGAGCTGCCGGAGTTCGAAGGCACCCCGCACGCGTACGTGAAGCTGTGGAAGCACCACTCGGCCCAGCCGCAAGCCGACCGCATCAACGAGCTGGCCCGCACCCGCGGCGAGAAGTGGCTGCCGCGTTACGGCGGGCTGATCTCGTCGGAGTGGGAGTTCGCCAAGGGACTCGAAGTCTTCGAGGAGGCCCCGGACGTCTACGCGGCGATGCGGCACTGGGTCGAGGCGGCCGACTGGATCGTCTGGCAGCTGGCCGGGGTGTACGTCCGCAACGCGTGCACGGCCGGGTACAAGGGCATCCTGCAGGACGGCCAGTACCCGAGCCGCGACTTCCTCCGCGAGCTGGCGCCGGGCTTCGAGTCCTTCGTCGCCGACAAGCTCGAACACCCCCTGGGCGAACTGGGTTCCCGCGCCGGGGGTCTCACCGCCGAGGCCTCCGCCTGGACCGGGCTGCCCGAGGGCATCGCGGTCGCCGTCGGCAACGTCGACGCGCACGTCACCGCGCCCGCCGCGAACGCCGTCGAGCCCGGTCAGATGGTCGCGATCATGGGCACCTCGACGTGCCACGTGATGAACGGCGCCGAGTTGCACGAGGTCCCCGGCATGTGCGGGGTCGTCGACGGCGGGATCGTGCCCGGGCTCTGGGGGTACGAGGCCGGGCAGAGCGGCGTGGGCGACATCTTCGGCTGGTTCGTCGAGCACTTCGCGCACGACGGCCACGAGCAGCTCACCCGGCTCGCCGCGCAGCAGGAGATCGGCGAGCACGGCCTGGTCGCCCTGGACTGGCACAGCGGCAACCGCTCGGTGCTGGTCGACCACGAGCTGTCCGGCGTGATCGTCGGGCAGACCCTGGCCACCCGCGCCGAGGACGTCTACCGCGCGCTGCTGGAGGCCACGGCGTTCGGCACCCGGAAGATCGTCGAGACCTTCGGCGAGGCCGGCGTCCCGGTCACCGAGTTGATCATCGCGGGCGGGCTGGTGAAGAACGCCCTGCTGATGCAGATCTACGCCGACGTCACCAACCTCCCGCTGTCGGTGATCGGGTCCGGGCAGGGGCCCGCGCTCGGGTCGGCCATCCACGCGGCCGTCGCCGCCGGGGCGTACCCGGACGTCCGCACGGCCGCCGCGGCCATGGGCTCGGTCGAACGAGCGGTCTACCGGCCGGTGCCCGCGCACGTCGCCGCCTACGACGAGCTGTATGCGGAGTACACGACGCTGCACGACTACTTCGGCCGTGGCGCCAACGATGTCATGCACCGCCTCGCGGCCCGTCGCCGTGCGGTCGCGAAAGGACGGTCCTGA
- a CDS encoding glycoside hydrolase family 12 protein produces MHKVVRSLVVSLTVAASVATSAGVATAATWSSSDKWATWSNGGYTVRNDVWGSGAGPQTIWANSYSNWGVWSDQPNTGGVKSYPHSAKNVGKKLSALGKVSSSFSVNRPGSGAYETAYDIWADNNAYETMLWMNKQGAVGPLGSKQTTATVGGHTWDVYKGSNGSNAVFSFVRTSNTNAGTVDVLAVLNWIRARGWFGDVTLGEVQFGFEITSSAGGLDFTANSYSVTTS; encoded by the coding sequence ATGCACAAAGTCGTGCGTTCCCTTGTGGTTTCCTTGACCGTGGCCGCTTCCGTGGCCACTTCGGCAGGCGTGGCAACGGCCGCGACCTGGTCGTCTTCGGACAAATGGGCGACCTGGTCCAACGGCGGTTACACCGTCCGCAACGACGTCTGGGGCAGTGGTGCCGGCCCGCAGACCATCTGGGCGAATTCGTATTCCAACTGGGGTGTCTGGTCGGATCAGCCGAACACGGGCGGCGTGAAGTCGTACCCGCATTCGGCGAAGAACGTCGGCAAGAAGCTCAGCGCGCTGGGAAAGGTGTCGAGCAGCTTCTCGGTCAACCGCCCGGGCAGTGGCGCGTACGAGACCGCGTACGACATCTGGGCGGACAACAACGCCTACGAAACCATGCTGTGGATGAACAAGCAGGGCGCGGTCGGCCCCCTCGGCAGCAAGCAGACGACCGCGACGGTCGGCGGCCACACGTGGGACGTCTACAAGGGATCGAACGGCTCGAACGCGGTGTTCTCGTTCGTCCGGACGTCGAACACCAACGCGGGCACGGTCGACGTGCTGGCGGTGCTGAACTGGATCCGCGCCCGCGGCTGGTTCGGTGATGTGACGCTCGGCGAAGTCCAGTTCGGCTTCGAGATCACCTCGTCCGCCGGTGGACTGGACTTCACCGCGAACAGCTACTCCGTCACCACGTCCTGA